In Symmachiella dynata, the following are encoded in one genomic region:
- the mutL gene encoding DNA mismatch repair endonuclease MutL: protein MSRIQQLTPAVVNKIAAGEVIERPASVVKEMLENSVDALATRIEVEVAAGGSELIRITDDGEGIHPDDALLTISSHATSKIRSAEDLFSVHTMGFRGEALASIAEVSQFSLRSRQAENPRGFELEVNGGQLSEPKPCGCPVGTTIEVRNLFCNTPVRRKFLKTPATEMGHITEQFTRIALANSRLHLSLRHNRKVIYDLPATEKMIDRLELFYGAELAEKLIWVESEQEGVRLWGYVAHPSQNKSTAKGQYLFLNGRWIQDRSLNHALREAYRGLLMVGRYPITFLFLEVPAESVDVNVHPTKSEVRFRDSQILYRQLLSTLRKKFLSVDLDGRLNVAGEGPREEAAAPTPEVRAEAQRDLVAWAGEQVAAWKPTESTGSWELPPRSIPLSAADIEERESGASETPAADFPAGEMQTRQDAAHHDFHAGERPRAMQVHDCYLVVETEEGIAVIDQHALHERIMYEHLRGRVLADDVESQRLLLPETIELSAGEAGLLLENAELLGQFGLGIEGFGGGTVLLTRYPVMLSRANLRQLILDVVDQLSGSGEKPTRRDLIDELLHMMSCKAAIKAGHRLSPEEIDSLLEQRHLVDDAHHCPHGRPTALVLSRAQLDRQFGRLG from the coding sequence ATGTCTCGCATTCAACAATTGACTCCGGCGGTGGTGAACAAAATTGCCGCTGGTGAGGTGATCGAGCGGCCGGCGAGCGTGGTCAAGGAAATGCTGGAGAATTCCGTCGATGCGTTGGCGACGCGGATCGAAGTGGAAGTGGCCGCTGGCGGGAGTGAGCTGATTCGGATTACCGATGACGGCGAAGGAATTCATCCCGACGATGCGCTGCTGACGATCAGCAGCCATGCGACGAGCAAGATTCGCTCCGCTGAAGATCTCTTCAGCGTGCATACGATGGGATTTCGCGGGGAAGCGCTGGCCTCGATTGCCGAAGTGAGCCAATTTTCATTGCGAAGCCGACAGGCGGAGAATCCGCGGGGCTTTGAATTGGAAGTGAATGGAGGGCAATTGAGCGAACCGAAACCGTGCGGCTGCCCGGTGGGAACGACGATTGAAGTTCGCAATCTGTTCTGCAATACGCCGGTTCGTCGCAAGTTCTTAAAAACGCCGGCGACGGAAATGGGGCATATCACTGAGCAATTCACGCGGATTGCGCTGGCGAATTCGCGGTTGCATTTGTCGCTGCGGCACAATCGCAAAGTGATTTATGACCTGCCGGCGACGGAAAAGATGATCGACCGGTTGGAATTGTTCTATGGAGCGGAGTTGGCCGAGAAGTTGATTTGGGTTGAATCGGAACAGGAGGGAGTGCGGCTGTGGGGTTATGTGGCGCACCCTAGCCAAAACAAATCGACCGCCAAGGGGCAGTATTTGTTTCTCAACGGACGTTGGATTCAGGACCGCTCACTGAATCATGCATTGCGGGAAGCGTATCGCGGGTTGTTGATGGTGGGGCGATATCCGATTACGTTTTTGTTCCTGGAAGTCCCGGCGGAGTCGGTGGATGTGAATGTGCATCCGACGAAATCGGAAGTTCGTTTTCGGGACAGTCAAATTCTGTATCGGCAGTTGTTGTCGACGTTGCGGAAAAAGTTTTTGAGCGTCGATCTCGACGGTCGATTGAATGTGGCGGGTGAGGGGCCGCGCGAGGAAGCGGCGGCGCCGACACCGGAAGTTCGGGCGGAGGCGCAGCGGGACCTGGTGGCTTGGGCGGGGGAACAGGTTGCGGCGTGGAAGCCAACAGAGTCGACGGGAAGCTGGGAATTGCCGCCGCGTTCGATTCCACTCTCGGCGGCCGATATTGAGGAACGGGAGTCTGGTGCATCCGAAACGCCTGCTGCGGATTTTCCGGCCGGGGAGATGCAGACGCGGCAGGATGCGGCGCATCACGATTTCCATGCGGGTGAACGCCCGCGGGCGATGCAGGTGCACGATTGTTATTTGGTGGTCGAAACCGAAGAGGGGATTGCGGTGATCGATCAACATGCGCTGCACGAGCGGATCATGTATGAGCATTTGCGGGGGCGGGTGTTGGCCGATGATGTGGAATCGCAGCGATTGTTGCTCCCGGAAACGATCGAGTTGAGTGCGGGAGAGGCGGGGTTGTTGTTGGAGAATGCTGAATTATTGGGGCAATTCGGGCTGGGGATTGAGGGGTTCGGCGGCGGGACGGTGTTGCTAACGCGGTATCCAGTCATGTTGTCGCGGGCGAATTTGCGGCAATTGATTTTGGATGTGGTCGATCAACTGTCGGGATCGGGTGAAAAACCGACGCGGCGGGACTTGATTGATGAGTTGTTGCATATGATGTCCTGCAAGGCAGCGATCAAAGCGGGGCATCGGTTGAGTCCCGAGGAAATCGACAGTCTGTTGGAGCAACGGCATTTGGTGGATGACGCGCATCATTGTCCGCACGGTCGGCCGACGGCCTTGGTTTTGTCGCGAGCGCAGCTGGATCGGCAATTTGGCCGCCTGGGTTAA
- a CDS encoding UbiD family decarboxylase, translating to MGYRTLKACTDDLLATGRMIRIEEPVDPHLEAAEIQRRVFAAGGPAIYYANVTGSPFPMVSNLFGSMDRVRYIFRDTLEAVSQLVRIKADPSTAARHPWKSFRASPTALSMLPRKVRRGPILEHTTTIDQLPQLKSWPDDGGAFITLPQVYTEHPDTPGIAKSNLGMYRVQLSGGQYQPNTEIGLHYQIHRGIGVHHAAAIRRGEKLRANILIGGPPAMSVAAVMPLPEGLPELYFAGALGGRRVRMVHGAQPLPIPAEIDFCISGYVIPERTLPEGPFGDHLGYYSLAHEFPVFCVEKVYHRDGAIWPFTVVGRPPQEDTLFGALIHEITGPMIPTVLPGVRAVNAVDAAGVHPLLLAIGSERYVPWGSDSAPQEILTQANAILGQGQMSLAKYLLIVAENDAPQLDVNDIPAVFAHLLSRIDWRRDLHFQTQTTIDTLDYSGSGLNRGSKVVLAAAGEPIRKLPTEIPSELNLPEGFTNPRLCLPGVLAITGPTFQTREAVDAFCNHFSADAPINQFPLIVIADDSEFTARTLNNFLWVTFTRSNPAADINGIGSYVQDKHWGCHGSLVIDARRKPHHAPPLIEDPNITARVDALATSGGPLSGIL from the coding sequence ATGGGATACCGCACTCTCAAAGCCTGCACCGACGACCTGCTCGCCACCGGGCGGATGATCCGTATCGAGGAACCGGTCGATCCTCATTTAGAAGCTGCCGAAATCCAGCGCCGCGTCTTCGCCGCCGGCGGCCCGGCCATTTACTACGCCAACGTCACCGGCAGCCCGTTCCCCATGGTCAGCAACCTGTTCGGCAGCATGGACCGCGTACGGTATATCTTTCGCGACACGCTCGAAGCGGTTTCACAGCTTGTCCGTATCAAAGCCGACCCCTCGACCGCTGCCCGGCACCCGTGGAAGTCCTTCCGCGCCAGCCCGACCGCACTCAGCATGCTCCCCCGCAAAGTCCGTCGCGGTCCCATACTCGAGCACACCACCACAATCGATCAACTTCCACAACTCAAATCCTGGCCCGACGATGGCGGCGCGTTTATCACCTTGCCGCAAGTCTACACCGAACACCCCGACACGCCCGGTATCGCTAAATCCAACCTGGGCATGTACCGCGTGCAACTCTCCGGCGGCCAATACCAACCCAATACCGAAATCGGACTGCACTATCAAATCCATCGCGGCATCGGCGTACATCACGCCGCCGCGATTCGCCGGGGCGAAAAACTTCGGGCCAATATCCTCATCGGCGGCCCCCCCGCCATGAGCGTCGCCGCCGTGATGCCCCTTCCTGAAGGTCTCCCCGAACTGTACTTCGCCGGCGCGCTGGGCGGACGACGCGTGCGCATGGTCCACGGCGCACAACCATTGCCGATCCCCGCCGAAATCGATTTTTGCATCAGCGGCTACGTCATCCCTGAGCGAACCCTCCCCGAAGGACCCTTTGGCGACCATTTGGGATACTACAGTTTAGCGCACGAGTTTCCCGTGTTCTGTGTCGAAAAGGTTTATCACCGCGACGGCGCCATCTGGCCTTTCACCGTGGTGGGACGCCCCCCGCAAGAAGATACGCTATTCGGCGCTCTGATTCACGAAATCACCGGCCCCATGATCCCCACTGTCCTGCCGGGAGTCCGCGCCGTAAACGCCGTCGATGCCGCGGGCGTGCATCCCTTGCTGTTAGCCATCGGCAGCGAACGTTATGTCCCTTGGGGCAGCGATTCTGCTCCGCAAGAAATTCTCACCCAAGCCAACGCCATTCTCGGACAAGGTCAAATGTCGTTGGCAAAGTATCTGTTGATCGTCGCTGAAAACGATGCCCCGCAACTGGATGTTAACGACATCCCCGCTGTCTTCGCGCACCTACTCAGTCGTATTGATTGGCGGCGCGATTTGCATTTCCAGACTCAAACCACGATCGACACGCTCGATTATTCCGGCAGCGGCCTGAATCGCGGTTCCAAAGTAGTGCTGGCCGCCGCTGGGGAACCGATCCGCAAACTGCCCACCGAAATTCCCAGCGAGTTGAACCTCCCCGAGGGCTTCACCAATCCGCGCCTCTGCCTACCCGGCGTCCTGGCAATCACCGGCCCCACTTTCCAAACCCGCGAGGCCGTCGACGCATTCTGTAATCATTTTTCCGCCGACGCCCCCATCAATCAATTTCCACTCATCGTGATCGCCGACGACAGTGAGTTCACCGCTCGCACACTCAACAATTTCTTATGGGTCACATTCACACGCTCCAATCCCGCGGCCGACATCAATGGAATTGGTAGTTATGTCCAAGATAAACATTGGGGCTGCCACGGCAGTTTGGTCATCGATGCCCGACGCAAACCGCACCACGCGCCGCCGCTGATTGAAGATCCAAACATCACCGCACGCGTCGACGCGCTCGCCACTTCCGGCGGTCCCCTGAGCGGAATTCTCTAA
- a CDS encoding ABC transporter permease — protein MILNWKESRAARKFFRSRSSILALLVISAYLAIAIVILVPEMYFDFRSWQDKDYTPPKNYGFINLEQTEGRVGTKNMPGFFLKPEPEKRLQHCEQLLEIVDRALKKPDPQTALAEIDFGTLKVADLPQPELKTLVDQGWKTFDSLATSANLNEAPEQLSKLAELEQIVNQLYPPPTGWKGVWRSFEMLLGTDRQGRSIMLRAIYSIKVAMQIGIVTALFAVLFGGFLGVAAGFFGGWVDHLVIWLYTTFSSIPNLVLLVLLAYMFTGTTWDGTLIPVYVAFGLTFWIGPCRVLRGETLKIKELEYVQAATAMGCGRVYIMLRHIIPNTAHLLLINFSLLFIGAIKSEVILSFLGLGVKRGPSWGIMISQSGSEVINSFFWQIGAATAFMFGLVLAFNIVSDALQDAFDPRHQ, from the coding sequence ATGATTTTGAATTGGAAAGAATCCCGGGCCGCCCGAAAATTCTTCCGCAGCCGGTCATCGATCCTGGCGCTACTCGTCATTTCCGCTTATCTGGCGATCGCGATTGTGATCCTGGTTCCGGAAATGTATTTCGATTTCCGCAGCTGGCAGGATAAAGACTACACCCCGCCAAAAAATTACGGTTTCATCAACCTGGAGCAAACCGAAGGCCGGGTCGGCACCAAAAACATGCCCGGATTCTTCCTAAAGCCAGAGCCGGAAAAACGCTTGCAACATTGCGAGCAACTACTAGAAATCGTCGACCGCGCACTCAAAAAACCCGATCCGCAAACAGCCCTCGCTGAAATCGATTTCGGCACCCTCAAAGTCGCCGACCTGCCCCAGCCGGAACTAAAAACCCTGGTCGACCAAGGCTGGAAGACCTTCGACAGCTTGGCCACCAGCGCCAACCTCAACGAAGCCCCCGAGCAGTTATCAAAACTGGCCGAGTTAGAGCAAATCGTCAATCAACTCTACCCACCCCCCACCGGCTGGAAAGGGGTTTGGCGCAGCTTTGAAATGCTCTTGGGAACCGACCGCCAAGGTCGCTCCATCATGTTGCGAGCGATCTACTCCATCAAAGTCGCCATGCAAATCGGCATCGTCACCGCTCTGTTTGCCGTCTTATTTGGCGGCTTCCTGGGAGTCGCTGCCGGATTTTTCGGCGGCTGGGTCGACCATCTGGTGATCTGGCTCTACACCACCTTTTCCTCGATCCCCAACCTCGTCCTCTTGGTGCTGCTGGCCTATATGTTCACCGGCACCACCTGGGACGGCACGCTGATTCCCGTCTATGTCGCCTTCGGTCTCACCTTTTGGATCGGTCCCTGCCGCGTATTACGGGGCGAGACGCTCAAGATCAAAGAGCTGGAATACGTCCAGGCAGCCACAGCTATGGGTTGCGGGCGGGTCTACATCATGCTGCGGCACATCATCCCCAACACCGCTCACCTGCTACTGATCAACTTTTCACTGCTCTTCATCGGCGCGATCAAGTCCGAAGTCATCCTCAGTTTTCTAGGACTGGGCGTCAAACGCGGACCAAGTTGGGGCATCATGATCAGCCAGTCCGGCTCGGAAGTCATCAACAGCTTCTTCTGGCAAATCGGCGCCGCCACCGCCTTCATGTTCGGCCTAGTCCTCGCCTTCAACATAGTCTCCGACGCCCTACAAGACGCCTTCGACCCCCGACACCAGTGA
- a CDS encoding 5-formyltetrahydrofolate cyclo-ligase, with product MSAPTPLAKPQIRQQARAARQALNDRHTRSQQIANRLHTLAEYQSAQTVMLYVSVREEVATADLITAALENDKKVVIPYCRDGELQLFHLQNLDELTPGAYGIPEPPSDLRTQPDRSATTDQLDIILVPGVAFDIHGARCGHGKGYYDKLLQSANDKTPLIALAFDCQIFPKIPTESHDVDMDKIITESRIYPAA from the coding sequence TTGTCCGCACCAACACCACTCGCCAAACCACAGATCCGCCAGCAAGCCCGCGCCGCGCGCCAAGCACTCAACGACCGCCACACACGCAGCCAACAAATCGCCAATCGCCTCCACACTCTCGCCGAATACCAATCCGCACAGACCGTGATGCTCTACGTCAGTGTCCGCGAAGAAGTCGCCACCGCCGACCTCATCACCGCTGCTTTAGAGAACGACAAAAAAGTCGTCATCCCCTATTGCCGCGACGGGGAACTGCAATTGTTTCACCTACAAAATCTCGACGAGCTCACCCCCGGAGCCTACGGCATCCCCGAACCGCCCAGCGACCTCCGCACACAGCCCGACCGCAGCGCCACGACCGATCAACTCGACATCATTCTCGTGCCCGGAGTCGCATTCGATATTCACGGCGCCCGCTGCGGCCACGGCAAGGGGTATTATGATAAACTCCTCCAATCCGCCAATGATAAAACCCCACTCATCGCCTTGGCGTTCGACTGCCAAATTTTTCCGAAAATCCCCACCGAATCGCACGACGTCGACATGGACAAGATCATCACCGAGTCTAGGATTTATCCGGCAGCTTAG
- a CDS encoding HEAT repeat domain-containing protein translates to MCALVVGLNDCDERVRRQAADEIGDQLRKYPCCCNKQIVCALACALGDCDRRVRRQAEEALEICGYEVDDCCNCGTSCGQTCCNSCAPAACGAAGAAPAAPAPADASEEAAPAPAPPAEPEAYFPSRIPQRQSQKSHRGLGNLFGLK, encoded by the coding sequence ATGTGCGCCTTGGTTGTGGGATTGAACGATTGCGACGAGCGGGTTCGCCGCCAAGCCGCCGATGAAATTGGCGATCAGCTTCGCAAGTACCCCTGCTGCTGCAACAAGCAAATCGTCTGTGCCTTGGCCTGTGCCTTGGGTGACTGCGATCGCCGCGTCCGCCGTCAAGCGGAAGAAGCGTTGGAGATCTGCGGATACGAAGTTGACGATTGCTGCAACTGTGGAACCAGCTGTGGCCAAACTTGCTGCAACAGCTGTGCCCCGGCTGCCTGTGGTGCCGCTGGTGCTGCCCCCGCCGCTCCGGCTCCGGCCGACGCGAGTGAAGAAGCTGCTCCGGCTCCGGCTCCTCCGGCCGAACCGGAAGCGTACTTCCCCTCGCGGATTCCTCAGCGTCAATCGCAAAAATCGCATCGCGGTTTGGGCAACCTGTTTGGCCTGAAGTAA
- a CDS encoding prepilin peptidase, which yields MDHLIDLAPRLVLVFTAGVLIGRFLNLCIVRFPRDDSFVGQLKLLFRRPRACDGCGLPRSWWQCLPLTGLFSKTARCGGCRRRIPRRFAVVELLTGGLLAVLYAFEVQPEVGLSDAQLHVRFLYHAVMFCALIVATFIDFDLKIIPDGSTLPAMAVGVLGGWLLPYVFLTEVWYQQPHLSFFEQLAQGEWSWLAVFQGRPEWIERWPHLHGLAVSLAGLVVGGGIVWSVRIMGERVLGREAIGFGDVILLAMIGSFVGWQAAAIVFFLAPLFALMTVVPSWIFLRNREIPFGPYLSLAAVVVVLFWQEIWAETDQIFSLGVFLPVVGLVMLCALASLLGMWLGIKRLFGFEAEEEFIEEWTSGDQLSFLANEVIDPDQGQWSRASWLGGDTGRGRSHYRRWRGGGGW from the coding sequence ATGGACCACCTCATCGATCTTGCACCGCGCCTGGTCCTCGTGTTTACAGCGGGCGTACTGATTGGGCGGTTTCTCAATCTTTGTATTGTCCGCTTTCCGCGCGATGACAGTTTTGTTGGGCAATTGAAACTACTGTTCCGGCGTCCGCGAGCCTGCGATGGCTGTGGGCTACCACGCAGTTGGTGGCAGTGCTTGCCCTTGACCGGTCTGTTCTCAAAAACAGCACGCTGTGGAGGTTGCCGGCGACGGATTCCACGGCGATTCGCGGTTGTCGAGTTATTGACCGGCGGGTTGTTGGCGGTGCTGTATGCTTTCGAGGTCCAACCCGAGGTAGGATTGTCCGATGCGCAATTGCATGTGCGGTTTCTGTATCATGCGGTGATGTTTTGTGCCTTGATCGTGGCAACGTTTATTGATTTTGATTTGAAGATCATCCCCGATGGCTCGACGTTGCCGGCGATGGCGGTGGGGGTCCTGGGGGGGTGGTTGTTGCCTTATGTGTTTCTCACGGAAGTTTGGTATCAGCAACCGCATTTGTCGTTCTTTGAACAGTTGGCGCAAGGGGAGTGGTCGTGGTTGGCCGTTTTTCAAGGGCGGCCGGAGTGGATTGAACGTTGGCCGCATTTGCATGGCTTGGCGGTCAGTTTGGCGGGGTTGGTGGTGGGCGGCGGGATTGTGTGGTCGGTGCGTATTATGGGTGAGCGGGTGTTGGGCCGGGAGGCGATTGGGTTTGGCGATGTGATTTTGTTGGCGATGATCGGTAGCTTTGTAGGGTGGCAGGCGGCTGCGATTGTGTTTTTTTTAGCGCCGTTGTTTGCTTTGATGACAGTGGTGCCGTCGTGGATCTTTTTACGCAATCGCGAAATTCCCTTCGGACCGTATTTGAGTCTGGCCGCTGTGGTGGTCGTGCTGTTTTGGCAGGAGATCTGGGCGGAAACGGACCAGATTTTTTCTTTGGGCGTCTTTTTGCCGGTGGTTGGTTTGGTGATGCTGTGCGCGTTGGCATCGCTGTTGGGGATGTGGCTGGGGATCAAACGCTTGTTCGGCTTTGAAGCTGAGGAAGAGTTCATTGAGGAATGGACTTCGGGGGACCAGTTGTCGTTTCTGGCGAACGAAGTGATTGACCCCGATCAGGGGCAGTGGAGTCGGGCGTCCTGGTTGGGTGGAGACACAGGGCGGGGGCGGTCGCATTATCGGCGGTGGCGGGGGGGCGGGGGGTGGTAG
- a CDS encoding shikimate kinase — MVITFIGYRGCGKSTVAALLSARLGWACVDADDAIESRAGCSISEIFAERGEPVFRELERTVIAELLGRERLVLAAGGGAILAKATRAGMRSAGPVVWLQAPVEDLSRRISGDGSTALRRPQLTDAGVTAEIESVLTAREPLYRDAATIVIDTAGRTVEDVAAAVYDALPDEVTKDQ, encoded by the coding sequence ATGGTGATCACCTTTATTGGATATCGAGGTTGCGGGAAATCGACTGTGGCGGCTTTGTTGTCGGCGCGGCTCGGTTGGGCGTGCGTTGATGCCGATGATGCGATTGAAAGCCGCGCGGGATGCTCGATCAGCGAGATATTTGCAGAGCGGGGTGAGCCGGTCTTTCGGGAGTTGGAGCGGACGGTGATTGCGGAATTGCTCGGCAGGGAGCGGTTGGTGCTGGCGGCGGGGGGCGGGGCGATTTTGGCTAAAGCAACGCGTGCGGGGATGCGCAGCGCAGGTCCTGTCGTTTGGCTACAGGCGCCGGTTGAGGATTTGAGCCGACGGATTTCCGGTGATGGCAGCACGGCATTGCGGCGCCCGCAGTTAACCGATGCGGGGGTGACGGCTGAGATTGAGAGTGTATTGACCGCTCGTGAACCGTTGTATCGCGATGCGGCGACGATTGTGATTGATACGGCGGGCCGGACTGTTGAGGACGTGGCGGCGGCTGTTTACGATGCTCTGCCCGATGAAGTAACGAAGGATCAATAA
- a CDS encoding Gfo/Idh/MocA family protein, producing MSAMNRRGFLGTTLVAAGTLASAAPVKAAANDTVGVAVLGAGRGANLAAHFAALPDSQVVAICEVDAARGQKLAERVQSISGKRPPVVTDFRTLLDQQDVDALAVATPDHWHAPATILGCAAGKDVYVEKPASHNVAEGRMAVNAARKFDRIVQHGTNLRAAPHYEEAWELLRQGVIGKVLMVKAINNQRRGRLAQRQDEATPAGVDYNMWLGPAEKRAFNRNRFHSSWHWNWEYGTGDIGNDGVHQIDLGRWALGLKAPKSVSAMGAKLGSKGDAQETPDTMVVTWEYDDLLFVYEQRDFTPYRMQGHRLDNDNIFYGDQGYLMIDRDGYRVFHKGGERGPVGGEKWVDSPRHFQNFIDCVKSRDRNELIADIEEGHYSALLCHLGNASFRTGRRLQFDGEAERFVDDEEANRYLARDYRQGFELPVI from the coding sequence ATGTCTGCGATGAATCGACGCGGTTTTTTGGGTACGACATTGGTTGCGGCGGGGACGTTGGCGTCTGCCGCGCCGGTCAAAGCAGCGGCGAATGATACGGTAGGCGTGGCGGTGTTGGGAGCGGGGCGGGGGGCGAATCTGGCAGCGCATTTTGCCGCGTTGCCCGACAGCCAAGTGGTGGCGATTTGCGAAGTGGATGCGGCGCGGGGGCAGAAATTGGCGGAGCGGGTGCAGTCGATTTCCGGTAAGCGTCCGCCGGTCGTGACTGATTTTCGCACATTACTGGACCAGCAGGATGTGGATGCGTTGGCCGTGGCGACGCCCGATCATTGGCATGCGCCGGCAACGATCCTGGGATGTGCGGCGGGAAAAGATGTGTATGTGGAGAAACCGGCATCTCATAACGTCGCCGAAGGACGGATGGCAGTGAACGCGGCTCGCAAGTTTGATCGGATCGTGCAGCACGGTACGAATTTGCGCGCGGCTCCGCACTATGAAGAAGCGTGGGAGCTATTAAGACAAGGGGTGATCGGCAAGGTGTTGATGGTCAAGGCGATCAATAATCAACGGCGGGGGCGATTGGCGCAGCGGCAAGACGAAGCGACGCCAGCAGGAGTGGATTACAATATGTGGTTGGGACCGGCTGAGAAGCGGGCGTTCAATCGGAATCGGTTCCACAGCAGTTGGCATTGGAATTGGGAGTACGGCACGGGGGATATTGGGAACGATGGCGTGCACCAAATCGACTTGGGACGTTGGGCATTGGGTTTGAAGGCTCCCAAGTCGGTTTCAGCGATGGGGGCCAAGCTGGGTTCGAAAGGGGATGCACAGGAGACGCCCGACACGATGGTGGTGACGTGGGAATATGACGACTTGTTGTTTGTGTATGAGCAGCGAGACTTCACACCGTATCGCATGCAGGGGCATCGGTTGGACAACGACAACATCTTTTACGGTGATCAAGGGTACTTGATGATCGACCGCGATGGTTATCGCGTGTTTCACAAGGGCGGGGAGCGGGGGCCGGTTGGGGGCGAGAAGTGGGTTGATTCGCCGCGGCATTTTCAGAACTTTATTGATTGCGTGAAAAGCCGAGACCGGAACGAATTGATTGCGGATATTGAAGAAGGGCACTATTCGGCGTTGCTCTGCCATTTAGGCAATGCTTCATTCCGCACGGGACGTCGATTGCAATTCGACGGCGAAGCTGAGCGATTTGTCGACGATGAGGAGGCGAATCGGTATTTGGCACGCGATTACCGGCAGGGCTTTGAGTTGCCGGTGATCTGA
- the aroE gene encoding shikimate dehydrogenase produces the protein MICVSIGRTRHKMMQAEYRALAERGAELVELRLDWLGRLPDLSRLLKDRPCPVVITCRRSEDQGRWRGTEEQRRTILRNAIADGVDYVDLEEDIAGGIPRYGSTKRIVSHHDFEETPQDLWEIHRRLCSHDPDVVKLVTMANSQQDNIRMLQVVQAAKVPTIGFCMGELGLTSRILTGKYGAPFTYATFNSGRAMAPGQLSFSDMKKVYHYDEIDEATEVYGVLGDPIAHSLSPLIHNRAFRAAGLNKAYLPFHVLPSVFKQTLEDFQWLDVKGYSVTLPHKVAAIDVSDACEQSVEEIGAANTLYRDPESGWVAANTDYDAALTTICLGLDPKFDPATDSYEKLISGRRVLILGAGGVARAIAAGLSEAKADVTITNRTHQRAIELAAEFGCREVQWENRGSGFIDILVNCTSVGMHPNVDQTPFQQSWLRDGMLVFDTIYTPERTMLIKEAREHLCKTVTGVEMFVRQAAAQYERFTDTAAPLELMRETLRHKISPAQYDGA, from the coding sequence ATGATTTGCGTCAGTATTGGCAGAACCCGTCACAAGATGATGCAGGCCGAGTATCGCGCCCTGGCGGAGCGTGGGGCGGAGTTGGTGGAGTTGCGGCTGGATTGGCTGGGGCGACTGCCGGATTTGAGTCGGCTGTTGAAAGATCGTCCTTGCCCGGTGGTGATCACTTGCCGCCGCAGCGAAGACCAGGGGCGCTGGCGGGGGACGGAAGAGCAGCGGCGGACGATACTGCGAAACGCGATCGCCGACGGAGTGGATTACGTCGATCTGGAAGAGGACATTGCGGGGGGCATTCCGCGCTACGGTTCGACCAAGCGGATCGTCAGCCACCACGATTTTGAGGAAACGCCTCAGGATCTGTGGGAAATCCATCGTCGGCTTTGCAGCCATGATCCGGACGTTGTGAAGTTAGTCACGATGGCGAATTCGCAGCAGGATAATATCCGAATGTTGCAGGTTGTGCAGGCCGCCAAGGTTCCCACGATTGGTTTTTGCATGGGGGAATTGGGGCTGACCAGCCGGATTTTGACTGGGAAATACGGCGCGCCGTTTACGTATGCGACATTCAATAGCGGGCGTGCTATGGCGCCGGGGCAATTGTCGTTTTCGGATATGAAGAAGGTTTATCATTACGACGAGATCGATGAGGCGACCGAGGTTTACGGTGTTTTGGGAGATCCGATTGCGCACAGTCTGAGTCCCTTAATTCACAATCGAGCATTTCGCGCAGCGGGTCTCAACAAGGCGTATCTGCCGTTCCATGTGCTGCCCTCGGTGTTTAAGCAAACGCTAGAAGATTTCCAATGGTTGGATGTGAAAGGTTATAGCGTGACTTTGCCGCACAAGGTGGCGGCAATCGATGTGTCGGACGCTTGTGAACAATCGGTTGAGGAGATCGGGGCGGCCAATACGTTGTATCGGGATCCGGAATCGGGTTGGGTGGCGGCGAATACGGATTACGATGCGGCGTTGACGACGATTTGCTTGGGATTGGATCCTAAATTCGACCCCGCGACCGACAGTTATGAAAAACTGATTTCGGGACGCCGAGTGTTGATTTTGGGAGCTGGTGGCGTGGCGCGGGCGATTGCCGCCGGATTGAGCGAGGCGAAGGCGGACGTAACCATTACCAATCGGACGCATCAACGGGCGATTGAATTAGCTGCGGAATTTGGCTGTCGGGAGGTGCAATGGGAAAATCGCGGCAGTGGCTTTATTGATATTTTGGTGAATTGCACGTCAGTCGGAATGCATCCCAATGTCGATCAGACGCCGTTCCAACAAAGTTGGCTGCGGGATGGCATGCTGGTTTTCGATACGATTTATACGCCCGAGCGGACGATGTTGATTAAAGAAGCTCGCGAGCATTTGTGCAAAACGGTAACGGGTGTGGAAATGTTTGTGCGGCAAGCAGCGGCGCAATATGAACGCTTCACCGATACGGCGGCTCCGTTGGAGTTGATGCGGGAAACGTTGCGTCACAAGATATCACCCGCTCAATACGACGGTGCGTGA